A window from Drosophila miranda strain MSH22 chromosome Y unlocalized genomic scaffold, D.miranda_PacBio2.1 Contig_Y2_pilon, whole genome shotgun sequence encodes these proteins:
- the LOC117192783 gene encoding solute carrier family 2, facilitated glucose transporter member 1-like, with product MELEASAKVEASGFMEVLRNPRLRLPLIIVCAFLGGQQLSGINAIFFYSVSVFRKAGLSTQAAEWANLGAGSLNLATSMVGPVLLKRVNRRPLMLFSTFFCAVCLFLFAMMLYFIVSGLRIPESRN from the exons ATGGAGCTGGAGGCATCGGCCAAGGTGGAGGCTAGTGGATTCATGGAAGTGCTGCGCAATCCCCGTCTGCGCCTTCCACTCATCATTGTTTGCGCGTTTCTTGgtggccagcagctgtcggGTATCAATGCG ATATTCTTCTATTCTGTCTCCGTATTCCGTAAGGCAGGGCTGTCTACGCAGGCGGCGGAGTGGGCCAATCTGGGTGCTGGATCCCTCAATCTGGCCACATCGATGGTGGGTCCGGTCCTGTTGAAGCGCGTGAATCGTCGCCCGCTGATGCTCTTCTCCACCTTCTTCTGCGCCGTATGCCTATTTCTCTTCGCCATGATGCTCTACTTCATTGTGAGTGGCCTTCGAATCCCCGAGTCTCGGAACTAA
- the LOC108159405 gene encoding SRSF protein kinase 3 isoform X2, with protein MNAKADVNRRVLTIQAKKKRHKNNKKRGKQNGVVAGNPSQEPQQQQQQQNSQTENCATAAAPENANNSPSKPEVHPSGSVGIAPAAVPTSFSKATATATSTSSGGSGSTPETSNHYQPPSQLQSQMQSQSKSNHNQQQQQKQQQQQQPPRSSSNESYESELNSENEEQELKEDYCKGGYHPVNIGDLFQGRYHVIRKLGWGHFSTVWLCWDLQEKRYVAIKVVKSAPHFAETAKDEIKILRTVRETDPSNPRRQKTVQMLDDFKISGVNGTHICMVFEVLGDNLLKLIRKSNYRGIPLANVKAITRQILEGLDYLHTCCKIIHTDIKPENVLLCVDEPHVRSMATEATKLYCMNSKMYPSLVSRAPKEYREPQITGKMSKNKKKKLKKKAKKRMELFKKQRDYLEQTGQSAADANAAEVQADCVANHNANSVQNGDVAISDGEEDLDVDVKLEQDPEENDGDDEDVAVEQPVVPKQETEPEGEAISHQAPGDNTEKAKKKKKRKNKNKSNQSQSQQPQQQFENSTSSGDNINAGKSGVHTNGSSSNSNSNSNSTVKGQSNGAADGKKMPLRPKQEKQQEQQSYQPLNNNNSSSKQTSNSNSKISSNSMSNSSSATNEPYSDPGVPPAPPPPLSKHRPKREPALEECNVQVKIADLGNACWVDRHFTEDIQTRQYRSLEVILGSGYDTSADIWSTACMVFELATGDYLFEPHSGDTYSRDEDHLAHIIELLGPIPRHIVFRGTYAQQTFSRNGELRNITGLKPWGLMDVLLEKYEWLNSEAESFASFLKPMLEFDPAKRATAAECLQHPWLR; from the exons ATGAACGCCAAAGCTGACGTCAACCGACGCGTTTTGACCATTCAAGCGAAGAAGAAGCGTCATAAAAACAACAAGAAGCGGGGCAAGCAGAACGGTGTGGTAGCTGGGAATCCGTCACAGGAaccgcagcaacagcaacagcagcagaattCCCAGACTGAAAACTGTGCTacggcagcagcaccagaaAATGCTAATAATAGCCCCAGTAAGCCCGAAGTGCATCCGTCTGGCAGCGTTGGAATCGCACCCGCCGCTGTCCCCACCTCCTTTAGTAAGGCCACAGCAACGGCCACATCCACGTCAAGCGGCGGGTCGGGCAGCACCCCAGAGACCTCCAACCACTATCAGCCGCCGTCGCAATTGCAATCGCAAATGCAATCACAGTCGAAGAGCAATCacaatcagcagcaacagcaaaagcagcagcagcagcagcagccgccgcgCAGCTCCTCGAACGAGTCGTACGAGTCGGAGCTGAACAGCGAGAacgaggagcaggagctgaaGGAGGACTACTGCAAGGGTGGCTACCATCCTGTCAACATTGGTGACCTCTTTCAGG GTCGCTATCATGTCATCCGGAAGTTGGGCTGGGGCCACTTCTCTACCGTCTGGCTGTGCTGGGATCTGCAGGAGAAGCGCTACGTGGCCATCAAGGTTGTAAAGTCGGCGCCGCATTTTGCCGAGACGGCCAAGGATGAGATCAAGATACTCAGAACGGTGCGCGAGACGGATCCGTCCAATCCGCGCCGCCAAAAGACCGTGCAGATGCTGGATGACTTCAAGATTAGTGGGGTAAACGGGACCCACATTTGCATG GTGTTTGAAGTGCTGGGCGACAATCTGCTGAAGCTCATCCGCAAGTCCAATTACCGCGGCATACCACTGGCCAACGTAAAGGCCATTACGCGCCAAATACTGGAGGGCCTGGACTACTTGCACACCTGCTGCAAAATCATCCACACAGACATCAAGCCTGAGAACGTGCTGCTATGCGTGGACGAGCCGCATGTGCGCTCCATGGCCACTGAGGCCACCAAGCTGTACTGCATGAACTCCAAGATGTACCCGTCGCTGGTCAGTCGGGCGCCCAAGGAGTATCGCGAGCCCCAGATCACCGGCAAGATGAGCaagaacaagaaaaaaaagctCAAGAAGAAGGCGAAGAAGCGCATGGAGCTGTTCAAGAAGCAGCGGGACTATCTCGAGCAGACCGGGCAGTCAGCTGCAGACGCAAATGCTGCTGAGGTCCAGGCGGACTGTGTCGCGAACCACAATGCAAATTCGGTGCAGAATGGCGATGTTGCCATCTCCGATGGAGAGGAGGACTTAGACGTGGACGTAAAGCTGGAACAAGATCCAGAAGAGAACGACGGTGATGATGAGGATGTGGCTGTTGAGCAGCCTGTGGTGCCCAAGCAGGAGACGGAGCCGGAAGGGGAGGCCATCAGCCACCAGGCACCGGGAGATAATACTGAGAAAgccaaaaagaagaagaagcgaAAGAACAAGA ACAAATCCAACCAGTCTCAATCTCAGCAGCCTCAGCAGCAATTTGAGAACTCGACGAGCAGCGGCGACAATATCAATGCCGGGAAGAGCGGCGTCCACACCAACGGcagtagcagcaacagcaacagcaatagcaATAGCACAGTTAAGGGACAATCAAATGGCGCGGCAGACGGCAAGAAGATGCCGCTTCGACCTAAACAGGAGAAGCAGCAAGAGCAGCAATCGTATCAGCCGctgaacaacaacaactccaGTTCGAAGCAGACTTCGAACAGTAATTCGAAAATCTCAAGCAACTCAATGTCGAACTCCTCGTCGGCCACCAATGAACCATATTCCGATCCGGGAGTGCCGCCGGCGCCACCTCCGCCGCTGTCAAAGCACAGGCCGAAGCGAGAGCCGGCTCTGGAGGAGTGCAACGTGCAAGTGAAGATTGCCGATCTGGGCAATGCCTGCTGGGTCGATCGCCACTTCACGGAGGACATTCAGACGCGGCAGTATCGATCACTTGAGGTGATCCTGGGATCGGGCTACGACACATCGGCAGACATCTGGAGCACTGCCTGCATGGTCTTCGAGCTGGCCACGGGAGACTATCTCTTTGAGCCACACTCCGGCGACACGTACTCCCGGGACGAGGATCACTTGGCCCATATCATAGAGCTGCTCGGCCCCATACCCCGTCACATCGTGTTCCGCGGCACCTATGCCCAGCAGACGTTCAGCCGGAACGGGGAGCTCCGCAACATAACGGGACTGAAGCCCTGGGGTCTGATGGATGTGCTGCTAGAGAAGTACGAGTGGCTGAACAGCGAGGCGGAATCATTCGCCTCCTTCCTTAAGCCCATGCTAGAGTTCGATCCGGCAAAGCGAGCCACCGCTGCGGAGTGTCTGCAGCATCCGTGGCTTAGATAA
- the LOC117192768 gene encoding mismatch repair endonuclease PMS2-like, translated as MKDQGLQGVEVSDNGSGVVEANLEAMTAKYHTSKIREFVDLLGVETFGFRGEALSSLCALSDMAIQTRHQSTDVGLKVELDHDGKIKKRSPCARAVGTTLTNLFSTLPVRRRDFTRNIKKEFAKMCQILQAYCLVTKGVRIICSKGAKTVVLQTHGAQDVLANISAIFGARQVADIVPLKSPFEKGQPSEVGLWAELESSADADDTTCTQFSAEDVERLNQADFRLEGSISSCRHGAGRSSRDRQFFFVNARPCDPKNIAKVINETYHRYNVQQQPFIYLNIITARSDVDVNLTPDKRQLVLNNERILLLALNKSLLKTFVQTPSTFQMQNTTIVSMLEPRPKPQPEDASKASEEKDEEEDVPISSSQRFMDVLTQWRRTQGTAPSAPIKRRCAESEELATRSMKMQKIQDFLSQDSPKHQSSKGDSVSEEDVVDQPPKPTKEQANLDESFLNLKELETESKAYDLLTQPAKAARIDCKVLTPIKSRLSIAEPKPEPAGSSQGSQETVSTMDQSDDDDHIELPTRIEFDGGDDGGEGKPPANYKSGELRTTIEEIADSLRKEEQQQKERRTRAKLQRLRFKGEINPSQNNKAEDELQREIAKDDFARMDIIGQFNLGFIIVKLQDDLFIVDQHASDEKYNFETL; from the exons ATGAAGGATCAGGGACTGCAAGGCGTCGAGGTCAGTGATAATGGCAGCGGCGTGGTGGAGGCCAATCTGGAGGCAATGA CTGCAAAGTATCACACATCGAAAATAAGGGAATTCGTTGACCTGCTGGGAGTGGAAACGTTTGGATTTCGTGGGGAAGCACTCAGTTCCCTCTGCGCCCTGTCCGACATGGCCATTCAGACGCGCCACCAGTCCACCGATGTTG GTCTCAAAGTGGAGCTCGACCACGATGGCAAGATCAAGAAGCGCTCGCCTTGTGCCCGCGCTGTAGGCACCACCCTTACCAATCTGTTTAGTACCCTGCCCGTGCGTCGGCGCGACTTTACGCGCAACATCAAGAAGGAGTTCGCCAAGATGTGTCAGATCCTGCAGGCCTACTGCCTGGTGACCAAAGGCGTGCGCATCATCTGCAGCAAGGGCGCCAAGACGGTGGTTCTGCAAACACATGGCGCCCAGGATGTGCTGGCCAACATATCCGCGATATTTGGGGCACGCCAAGTGGCCGACATTGTGCCGCTAAAGTCCCCTTTCGAAAAGGGCCAACCGAGCGAGGTCGGACTATGGGCTGAGCTAGAGTCCTCCGCGGATGCAGATGACACGACTTGCACACAGTTCAGCGCCGAGGATGTGGAGCGGCTGAACCAGGCCGACTTCCGACTGGAGGGCTCTATATCCAGCTGTCGCCATGGGGCAGGCCGCTCCAGCAGAGATCGCCAGTTCTTCTTTGTCAACGCCAGACCCTGCGATCCCAAGAAT ATAGCCAAAGTCATCAACGAGACCTACCATCGCTACAACGTCCAGCAGCAGCCTTTCATCTACCTCAACATTATCACGGCCCGCTCCGACGTGGACGTTAACCTAACCCCCGACAAGCGCCAACTGGTGCTCAACAACGAGAGGATTCTGCTGCTGGCCCTGAATAAGTCTCTGCTGAAGACCTTTGTGCAGACACCATCCACATTCCAAATGCAGAACACAACCATTGTGAGCATGCTGGAGCCAAGGCCGAAGCCCCAGCCCGAGGATGCTAGCAAGGCCAGCGAGGAGAAGGATGAAGAGGAAGACG tTCCCATCAGCTCCTCTCAGCGTTTCATGGATGTGCTCACCCAGTGGCGCCGCACTCAGGGCACTGCTCCGTCCGCTCCGATCAAGCGGCGGTGTGCCGAAAGCGAGGAGTTGGCCACCCGCTCCATGAAAATGCAAAAGATCCAGGATTTCCTCAGCCAAGATTCGCCCAAACACCAGAGTTCAAAAGGCGATTCAGTATCGGAGGAGGATGTTGTCGATCAGCCGCCAAAGCCGACCAAAGAGCAGGCCAATCTGGATGAGAGTTTCTTGAACCTCAAGGAGCTGGAGACGGAGTCAAAGG CCTACGACCTGTTGACGCAGCCAGCCAAGGCAGCCCGCATTGACTGCAAGGTCTTGACACCAATAAAAAGTCGCCTAAGTATTGCAGAGCCCAAGCCAGAACCCGCCGGTAGCTCCCAGGGCTCCCAGGAAACTGTCAGCACCATGGATCAGAGCGATGATGACGATCACATCGAGCTGCCCACGCGCATTGAGTTCGATGGCGGCGACGACGGTGGCGAGGGCAAGCCGCCAGCTAACTACAAAAGCGGCGAGCTGCGGACCACAATCGAGGAGATTGCAGACAGCCTAAGGAaagaagagcagcagcagaaggagcgCAGAACGAGGGCTAAGCTGCAGCGCCTGCGCTTCAAAGGCGAAATCAACCCAAGTCAGAACAACAAGGCGGAAGACGAACTGCAGAGGGAGATCGCCAAGGATGACTTTGCCCGCATGGACATTATTGGGCAGTTCAACCTGGGCTTCATCATTGTCAAGCTGCAGGACGATCTATTCATTGTTGACCAGCACGCCTCGGATGAGAAGTACAACTTCGAGACACTTTAA
- the LOC108159405 gene encoding SRSF protein kinase 3 isoform X1, with the protein MNAKADVNRRVLTIQAKKKRHKNNKKRGKQNGVVAGNPSQEPQQQQQQQNSQTENCATAAAPENANNSPSKPEVHPSGSVGIAPAAVPTSFSKATATATSTSSGGSGSTPETSNHYQPPSQLQSQMQSQSKSNHNQQQQQKQQQQQQPPRSSSNESYESELNSENEEQELKEDYCKGGYHPVNIGDLFQGRYHVIRKLGWGHFSTVWLCWDLQEKRYVAIKVVKSAPHFAETAKDEIKILRTVRETDPSNPRRQKTVQMLDDFKISGVNGTHICMVFEVLGDNLLKLIRKSNYRGIPLANVKAITRQILEGLDYLHTCCKIIHTDIKPENVLLCVDEPHVRSMATEATKLYCMNSKMYPSLVSRAPKEYREPQITGKMSKNKKKKLKKKAKKRMELFKKQRDYLEQTGQSAADANAAEVQADCVANHNANSVQNGDVAISDGEEDLDVDVKLEQDPEENDGDDEDVAVEQPVVPKQETEPEGEAISHQAPGDNTEKAKKKKKRKNKNKSNQSQSQQPQQQFENSTSSGDNINAGKSGVHTNGSSSNSNSNSNSTVKGQSNGAADGKKMPLRPKQEKQQEQQSYQPLNNNNSSSKQTSNSNSKISSNSMSNSSSATNEPYSDPGVPPAPPPPLSKHRPKREPALEECNVQVKIADLGNACWVDRHFTEDIQTRQYRSLEVILGSGYDTSADIWSTACMVFELATGDYLFEPHSGDTYSRDEDHLAHIIELLGPIPRHIVFRGTYAQQTFSRNGELRNITGLKPWGLMDVLLEKYEWLNSEAESFASFLKPMLEFDPAKRATAAECLQHPWLR; encoded by the exons ATGAACGCCAAAGCTGACGTCAACCGACGCGTTTTGACCATTCAAGCGAAGAAGAAGCGTCATAAAAACAACAAGAAGCGGGGCAAGCAGAACGGTGTGGTAGCTGGGAATCCGTCACAGGAaccgcagcaacagcaacagcagcagaattCCCAGACTGAAAACTGTGCTacggcagcagcaccagaaAATGCTAATAATAGCCCCAGTAAGCCCGAAGTGCATCCGTCTGGCAGCGTTGGAATCGCACCCGCCGCTGTCCCCACCTCCTTTAGTAAGGCCACAGCAACGGCCACATCCACGTCAAGCGGCGGGTCGGGCAGCACCCCAGAGACCTCCAACCACTATCAGCCGCCGTCGCAATTGCAATCGCAAATGCAATCACAGTCGAAGAGCAATCacaatcagcagcaacagcaaaagcagcagcagcagcagcagccgccgcgCAGCTCCTCGAACGAGTCGTACGAGTCGGAGCTGAACAGCGAGAacgaggagcaggagctgaaGGAGGACTACTGCAAGGGTGGCTACCATCCTGTCAACATTGGTGACCTCTTTCAGG GTCGCTATCATGTCATCCGGAAGTTGGGCTGGGGCCACTTCTCTACCGTCTGGCTGTGCTGGGATCTGCAGGAGAAGCGCTACGTGGCCATCAAGGTTGTAAAGTCGGCGCCGCATTTTGCCGAGACGGCCAAGGATGAGATCAAGATACTCAGAACGGTGCGCGAGACGGATCCGTCCAATCCGCGCCGCCAAAAGACCGTGCAGATGCTGGATGACTTCAAGATTAGTGGGGTAAACGGGACCCACATTTGCATGGTGTTTGAAGTGCTGGGCGACAATCTGCTGAAGCTCATCCGCAAGTCCAATTACCGCGGCATACCACTGGCCAACGTAAAGGCCATTACGCGCCAAATACTGGAGGGCCTGGACTACTTGCACACCTGCTGCAAAATCATCCACACAGACATCAAGCCTGAGAACGTGCTGCTATGCGTGGACGAGCCGCATGTGCGCTCCATGGCCACTGAGGCCACCAAGCTGTACTGCATGAACTCCAAGATGTACCCGTCGCTGGTCAGTCGGGCGCCCAAGGAGTATCGCGAGCCCCAGATCACCGGCAAGATGAGCaagaacaagaaaaaaaagctCAAGAAGAAGGCGAAGAAGCGCATGGAGCTGTTCAAGAAGCAGCGGGACTATCTCGAGCAGACCGGGCAGTCAGCTGCAGACGCAAATGCTGCTGAGGTCCAGGCGGACTGTGTCGCGAACCACAATGCAAATTCGGTGCAGAATGGCGATGTTGCCATCTCCGATGGAGAGGAGGACTTAGACGTGGACGTAAAGCTGGAACAAGATCCAGAAGAGAACGACGGTGATGATGAGGATGTGGCTGTTGAGCAGCCTGTGGTGCCCAAGCAGGAGACGGAGCCGGAAGGGGAGGCCATCAGCCACCAGGCACCGGGAGATAATACTGAGAAAgccaaaaagaagaagaagcgaAAGAACAAGA ACAAATCCAACCAGTCTCAATCTCAGCAGCCTCAGCAGCAATTTGAGAACTCGACGAGCAGCGGCGACAATATCAATGCCGGGAAGAGCGGCGTCCACACCAACGGcagtagcagcaacagcaacagcaatagcaATAGCACAGTTAAGGGACAATCAAATGGCGCGGCAGACGGCAAGAAGATGCCGCTTCGACCTAAACAGGAGAAGCAGCAAGAGCAGCAATCGTATCAGCCGctgaacaacaacaactccaGTTCGAAGCAGACTTCGAACAGTAATTCGAAAATCTCAAGCAACTCAATGTCGAACTCCTCGTCGGCCACCAATGAACCATATTCCGATCCGGGAGTGCCGCCGGCGCCACCTCCGCCGCTGTCAAAGCACAGGCCGAAGCGAGAGCCGGCTCTGGAGGAGTGCAACGTGCAAGTGAAGATTGCCGATCTGGGCAATGCCTGCTGGGTCGATCGCCACTTCACGGAGGACATTCAGACGCGGCAGTATCGATCACTTGAGGTGATCCTGGGCTCGGGCTACGACACATCGGCAGACATCTGGAGCACTGCCTGCATGGTCTTCGAGCTGGCCACGGGAGACTATCTCTTTGAGCCACACTCCGGCGACACGTACTCCCGGGACGAGGATCACTTGGCCCATATCATAGAGCTGCTCGGCCCCATACCCCGTCACATCGTGTTCCGCGGCACCTATGCCCAGCAGACGTTCAGCAGGAACGGGGAGCTCCGCAACATAACGGGACTGAAGCCCTGGGGTCTGATGGATGTGCTGCTAGAGAAGTACGAGTGGCTGAACAGCGAGGCGGAATCATTCGCCTCCTTCCTTAAGCCCATGCTAGAGTTCGATCCGGCAAAGCGAGCCACCGCTGCGGAGTGTCTGCAGCATCCCTGGCTTAGATAA
- the LOC108159407 gene encoding uncharacterized protein LOC108159407 — MPPGCWLRATQPAADGAGAVGLREAGATFVESSASVATLASISSVASTSAADMAALRARPYSVAPFMAVSAPPTPHPHAANSTSTVRTAPATPMRRRIINDDAERDVLEMLDLNVFQMEESQPYPKSKSQRIFWRKALRRVFQRRK; from the coding sequence ATGCCACCTGGTTGTTGGTTGCGTGCCACCCAGCCAGCAGCTGATGGAGCAGGGGCCGTAGGACTAAGAGAGGCAGGAGCAACCTTTGTAGAGTCATCGGCATCTGTGGCCACATTGGCCTCCATTTCATCAGTTGCGTCTACATCGGCTGCAGATATGGCAGCGCTCAGAGCTCGTCCCTATTCGGTAGCACCGTTCATGGCTGTCTCAGCACCGCCCACACCTCATCCACATGCGGCTAATTCAACATCCACAGTCCGTACAGCGCCGGCCACACCCATGCGACGACGCATCATCAACGACGACGCCGAGCGGGATGTTTTAGAGATGCTTGATCTAAATGTTTTCCAGATGGAGGAGTCACAGCCATATCCGAAGTCCAAATCTCAGCGCATTTTCTGGCGTAAAGCGTTACGGCGCGTCTTCCAGCGCCGCAAGTGA
- the LOC117192413 gene encoding DNA replication factor Cdt1-like, protein MAQPSVAAFFTNRKRAALDDAITIKNRRLVEPAQSAQPQSPAPAKAQDADIDTLKAAASGMRTRSGRSTKLIVTPQETATKKKPAKLEPHIKQPKLVQYIRKGTLSPRKQTATKIDEEQLLLPVNEQTPKVSFTITSQQNADNMQRGMRTPTKQILKAASPIKHCDLKRQLTFDEVKNKISRSANMQELKAVLARKAALEQKRKEQEERNRRLREAGPSPSKASLSVQLKEFDTIELEVLTSPLKTFKTPTKLPPPTPDKHELMSPRHTDASKRLHFSPAKNGSPVKLVEVPAYKRYASLAETSKAGQLPLPYKYRYLLDVFKGLDSVVAMFHNRMECITFKKLKPAVQRMLRKNFTELHLAQIKAVYPEAFIFSQMKMRNFGSVSKADYYQLMISPNVEPVPEEVQEQTQPHQRHKKINEDDVLASAQSTSMNPHVKTARMHRFQNLLLDRVKQAHAKFLRSLDPPIFIEKALTRWHPQFELENCLEVELAQLPQPPNVEKYSTAKDIISTARNLFNCATPIERAMVRYEAKVKADKQAAAAVSNVTANSKPPEADPQQKTAATTEGKEKGVNAIPETSTATPTVKECPVPDATSNLLKGLPKTLIEKIRAKQAAKALEAMTRRPSQDQEATKYSRLPELALHLRNVFVTERKGVLTLEVIIKKIQNSFRANLTPQEIEAHLKLLAKELPAWAAFHEVRKTMYVKVAKDMDMNKIIEKLESIANGKST, encoded by the exons ATGGCTCAGCCATCGGTAGCAGCATTTTTTACTAATCGCAAACGCGCCGCTCTCGATGATGCTATCACAATTAAGAATCGG CGTCTTGTGGAGCCTGCGCAGTCTGCCCAGCCGCAAAGCCCAGCCCCAGCCAAGGCCCAAGATGCAGATATCGACACCCTCAAGGCGGCGGCCAGCGGGATGCGCACCCGCTCAGGTCGCAGCACCAAGCTGATTGTCACCCCTCAAGAGACGGCGACCAAGAAGAAGCCAGCCAAGCTGGAGCCCCATATCAAGCAGCCCAAGCTGGTACAGTACATTCGCAAGGGGACGCTCTCACCCAGGAAGCAGACGGCCACCAAGATCGACGAGGAgcaactgctgctgccggTTAACGAGCAGACGCCAAAAGTGAGCTTCACCATTACTAGCCAACAGAATGCGGACAACATGCAACGGGGCATGCGCACGCCCACCAAACAGATCCTCAAGGCGGCCTCGCCCATCAAGCACTGCGACCTGAAACGCCAGCTAACCTTCGATGAAGTGAAGAACAAGATCTCGCGCAGCGCCAATATGCAGGAGCTGAAGGCGGTCTTGGCCCGCAAGGCGGCCCTCGAGCAGAAGCGcaaggagcaggaggagcgcAATCGTCGACTCCGCGAGGCCGGCCCCTCCCCATCAAAGGCGAGCCTGTCTGTGCAGCTGAAGGAGTTCGACACCATTGAGCTAGAGGTGCTGACAAG CCCCCTGAAGACCTTCAAGACACCCACCAAACTGCCGCCACCCACACCGGACAAACATGAGCTGATGTCGCCGCGGCACACGGACGCCTCCAAGCGCCTGCACTTCAGTCCGGCCAAGAATGGGTCGCCTGTCAAGCTGGTGGAAGTGCCGGCCTACAAGCGCTACGCCAGCCTTGCGGAGACCAGCAAGGCAGGGCAGCTCCCGCTGCCGTACAAGTATCGGTATTTGCTGGACGTCTTCAAGGGCCTGGACTCGGTGGTGGCCATGTTCCATAACCGCATGGAGTGCATCACGTTCAAGAAGCTGAAGCCGGCTGTGCAACGAATGCTGCGCAAGAACTTTACCGAGCTGCATCTGGCCCAGATCAAGGCTGTCTATCCCGAGGCCTTCATCTTTAGTCAAATGAAGATGCGAAACTTTGGCTCGGTATCCAAGGCGGATTACTACCAGCTAATGATCAGCCCCAATGTGGAGCCGGTACCGGAGGAGGTGCAGGAGCAGACGCAGCCGCATCAGCGCCACAAGAAGATCAACGAAGACGATGTGCTAGCGTCGGCCCAGTCGACGTCCATGAATCCACACGTCAAGACGGCGCGTATGCATCGATTCCAGAACCTTCTGCTCGATCGTGTAAAGCAGGCGCACGCCAAGTTCCTTCGCTCACTGGACCCCCCGATCTTCATTGAGAAGGCGCTAACTCGCTGGCATCCCCAGTTCGAGCTGGAGAACTGTCTAGAGGTGGAGTTGGCTCAACTGCCCCAGCCCCCGAATGTGGAGAAGTACTCCACGGCCAAGGACATAATCTCGACGGCTCGCAATCTGTTCAACTGCGCCACGCCTATAGAGAGAGCGATGGTCCGCTACGAGGCCAAGGTGAAGGCCGACAagcaagctgctgctgctgtatccAATGTTACTGCCAACTCCAAGCCTCCAGAAGCGGACCCACAACAAaagacagcagcaacaacagaaggAAAGGAAAAAGGAGTAAATGCAATACCCGAAACGTCTACTGCCACGCCCACGGTGAAAGAGTGCCCTGTCCCAGACGCCACTTCAAATCTGCTCAAGGGCCTGCCCAAGACGCTGATCGAAAAGATTCGGGCCAAGCAGGCGGCTAAAGCCCTGGAAGCCATGACAAGGCGGCCATCGCAGGACCAGGAGGCAACTAAGTACTCGCGCCTGCCGGAACTGGCGCTACATTTACGCAACGTGTTCGTGACGGAGCGCAAGGGGGTGCTCACCCTCGAGGTAATTATCAAGAAGATCCAGAACAGTTTCCGGGCCAACCTAACGCCCCAGGAAATTGAGGCGCACCTGAAGCTCCTCGCTAAGGAGCTTCCCGCGTGGGCAGCCTTCCACGAGGTACGGAAGACCATGTATGTTAAGGTCGCCAAGGACATGGACATGAACAAGATCATCGAGAAGCTGGAGAGCATCGCGAATGGAAAGAGCACCTGA